The following DNA comes from Chitinophaga nivalis.
GCTGATGTTCCCTGATCACTACGTAACCACTGATAATACCGGTTACCTTTCCTTTGATCACAAATCCCTGGTCTGCTTTGCTCAGCAAAGGCAGTAACAGCAATACGATCATCCTGACAGCGTATTTCATGTGTCTGTATTTTTGCAAGGGTGATGTTATACGTTTCTACGCTGATGGTACTACGCTGCAGCGTAGCTGATTACCGGATAGTGGCATCCAGTTTCTCTTCGATCTTTCCGTCGTAGAGATCTCTGGCTACTACTTTACCATCGGGACCAATCAATACATTGGATGGCAAATAACCAATACCATAAGCAGCTGCTGCACTTTCACCCCAGCCTTTCAGGCTGGAAAGGTTTAACCAGCTCAGCTCATGCTTTGCAATACCTTTTACCCATCCTTCTTTCTTTGAATCCAGGGAGATGCCTATCATCACAAAATTCTTATCCTTAAACTTATCATTGGCGGCCTTCAAGAAGGGTACCTGCGCTTTACAGGGACCACACCAGCTGGCCCAGAAATCCAGGAATACATACTTCCCTTTGAAATCAGACAGCGACACCATTTTACCATCCACATCGGGGATAGAAAATGCAGGCGCCATATCGCCTACTTTCAGGCTGGCCAGCGGGCCACTTGCCACCGCACCCGTATCTGCTTTTATGGTCATTGGCGGGGCGTCTACTTTGCCCGGGAACTTGTACCGCATTAAAATCCGGGAGGCCTTGGCATGTTCACCCAATTGCTGATACAACGAATCCATGGTCTGTTTATTACGATTAAAATAAACCGTCAGTACATAGCCGGCAACACCGGAGTTAGGATG
Coding sequences within:
- a CDS encoding AhpC/TSA family protein; this encodes MKKFFAWFLCMGSLATYAQQQEVIISAKLDKSHNDTVVHLYEPYSGEVDSARIKDHKFSFKMPITKGGSVYIMQIGNRPELGGTLVYLEPGKMNITGKGAYFNDAAFTGDAWVKEWQEVMDITAPDKGDGKRLTELESKYHAAVQIGDEDAATKYVTEANVLEKKRNDMLLKWLKGHPNSGVAGYVLTVYFNRNKQTMDSLYQQLGEHAKASRILMRYKFPGKVDAPPMTIKADTGAVASGPLASLKVGDMAPAFSIPDVDGKMVSLSDFKGKYVFLDFWASWCGPCKAQVPFLKAANDKFKDKNFVMIGISLDSKKEGWVKGIAKHELSWLNLSSLKGWGESAAAAYGIGYLPSNVLIGPDGKVVARDLYDGKIEEKLDATIR